From the genome of Candidatus Saccharimonadales bacterium:
TCTTCCTTCGATTCGTAGATTTTTAGTGGTCGGCAGTGAGCGCCCCGTCCAGCTCAGAAACGAGTGTTGGCGGTTCGCCGGGCAAGAGGGTTTGGGTTATGTAGCGTCCACTCGGGTGATCGCCTGTCAACAGTTCAAGCAAACCAGGCACACTGGCTTCGGGCAGAGGCCGATCGCTGATATCCTCACCCGGAAATGCAGCCTGATGCATCTCGGTCCGCATATCGCCGGGATCCACCCAATAGACGCGCCAGGTGGGATTCTCAACGGCCAAAATGGCGGATAGCTGCTCCAGAGCGGCCTTGCTGGAGCCGTAGCCGCCCCAGCCAGGGTAGGCTTGCACCCCGGCGTCGCTGGTGATGTTGACGATCCGGGCTCCCGGCTTTAACTCCGAATGTACTGCCTGAATGATAGCCAAGGGAGCCAGAGTGTTGGCCCGATAGACGTCCTCCAGCAGCTCAAGCGGATAGTCAAGCAAACTGGGTTGCGGGCTGGGGCCCAAAATGCCGGCATTGTTGACCACGGCATCCAGCCCACCGGCGGCCCGGGCAGCCACGGCCAAAGCCCGGCGGTGGGCTTCATCGGTCACATCGCCCACAAGGGTGGTCACTTGGGTCAAGGAGGCCAGTTCAGCCTGAGCTTCTTTCAAAGCGGCCGCGCCGCGAGCGTCAATAATTAGCTGCCAGCCCCGTTGGGCCAGGGCTCGGGCCAGGGCCAACCCCAGACCCCGTGAGGCTCCGGTAATGAGAGCAGTGGGACGTTGCGTTTGTTTCGGCATGATTTGGCTCCTTTCGCCAATAAACATTGCAAACTTGCAATAGCTGGGTTGTATCTTCATAATATGCTACTCTATCTATGGGTTTTACACAGGACAAAAGAGGCCGTATCATAGAAACTAAAACCTTAATCTCACAAAAGGAAAGTGACTATGAACGGCCTAACCAACTATATCACAGAAATACCTTGGGAAGAAACAATCACGGCTTGGTATGTCCATGTCAATGATAGCTATCAAAAAATATGTCAACGATTAAAGAAAGCTGTTCGGAGCCGAGGCCCAGAACCGGAGTTGTCAGATAGTGAAGTCATCACCATCGCCTTAATCATCGAGACCTTTTTTCAAGGACACGAAGAAGTCGGCTATGCCTTTGTGCGCCAATATCTGACCGATTTATTCCCCAATTTGATCGATTTAGACCGCTTTAACCAGCGGCGGCGAGAGTTGGTGTGGTTCATTGAAGCGATCCGGCGGG
Proteins encoded in this window:
- a CDS encoding SDR family oxidoreductase, translating into MPKQTQRPTALITGASRGLGLALARALAQRGWQLIIDARGAAALKEAQAELASLTQVTTLVGDVTDEAHRRALAVAARAAGGLDAVVNNAGILGPSPQPSLLDYPLELLEDVYRANTLAPLAIIQAVHSELKPGARIVNITSDAGVQAYPGWGGYGSSKAALEQLSAILAVENPTWRVYWVDPGDMRTEMHQAAFPGEDISDRPLPEASVPGLLELLTGDHPSGRYITQTLLPGEPPTLVSELDGALTADH